One Mya arenaria isolate MELC-2E11 chromosome 7, ASM2691426v1 genomic window carries:
- the LOC128241101 gene encoding signal peptide, CUB and EGF-like domain-containing protein 2 — translation MLQLPGAGNFGSFSDAKRNNEDECSVKNGGCSHKCENTKGSYNCSCPNGFDIDSNQLNCKDENECFVYNGGCSHACENTEGSFNCSCLPGFSLGSDQLTCNDKDECSFNNGGCSHACENTEDSFHCSCLPGFSLGSDQLTCKDVNECSVNNGRCSHACTNTIGSYKCSCPPGFSLHSNQYICKDENECSAQNGGCSHACVNTKGSYFCSCPPGFSLSSNQFSCKEWRMLALVCQYRRLLQLYVSSELLSWSEPTELRRYASPNSCCASRKKQMLTTDEEQKPFIISPSSQEHFDELENNKMQKPPPYEECIDRVETTV, via the exons ATGTTACAGTTGCCTGGTGCTGGAAATTTTGGAAGCTTTTCCGATGCAAAGAGGAACA ACGAAGATGAATGTTCCGTTAAGAACGGAGGGTGCTCGCATAAGTGCGAAAACACCAAAGGTTCCTACAACTGCTCCTGTCCAAATGGCTTTGATATTGACTCGAACCAGCTGAATTGCAAAG aCGAAAATGAATGTTTCGTTTATAACGGAGGGTGCTCGCACGCTTGTGAAAATACCGAAGGCTCCTTCAATTGTTCGTGTCTTCCAGGCTTCTCGCTTGGCTCAGACCAGTTGACGTGCAACG ACAAAGATGAATGTTCGTTTAATAACGGAGGGTGCTCGCACGCTTGTGAAAATACCGAAGACTCCTTCCATTGCTCATGTCTTCCAGGCTTCTCGCTTGGCTCAGACCAACTGACGTGCAAAG ACGTAAACGAGTGTTCCGTTAATAATGGAAGGTGCTCGCACGCCTGTACAAATACCATAGGCTCCTACAAATGCTCCTGTCCTCCAGGGTTCTCTCTTCACTCGAACCAGTATATTTGTAAAG aCGAAAATGAATGTTCCGCTCAGAATGGAGGGTGCTCACACGCTTGTGTCAACACCAAAGGCTCTTACTTTTGCTCGTGTCCTCCAGGATTTTCCCTCAGCTCAAACCAGTTCTCTTGTAAAG AATGGAGGATGCTCGCACTGGTGTGTCAATACCGAAGGCTCCTACAATTGTACGTGTCCTCTGAGCTTCTCTCTTGGAGCGAACCAACTGAGTTGCGAAG gTATGCTTCGCCGAACAGTTGTTGCGCTTCTCGTAAAAAACAAATGCTGACGACTGACGAGGAGCAGAAACCATTTATAATTTCTCCTTCCAGCCAGGAACATTTTGATGAgttagaaaataacaaaatgcagAAACCTCCGCCTTATGAAGAATGCATAGATAGAGTAGAAACTACAGTGTGA